In one Myotis daubentonii chromosome 1, mMyoDau2.1, whole genome shotgun sequence genomic region, the following are encoded:
- the HNRNPDL gene encoding heterogeneous nuclear ribonucleoprotein D-like isoform X2: MEVPPRLSHVPPPLFPSAPATLASRSLSHWRPRPPRQLAPLLPSLAAGTARQGARRGPRHVTAQQPSRLAGGAAIKGGRRRRPDLFRRHFKSGSIQRSAAAAATRTARQHPPADNAAAMEDVNEYSNTEEFAEGSKINASKNQQDDGKMFIGGLSWDTSKKDLTEYLSRFGEVVDCTIKTDPVTGRSRGFGFVLFKDAASVDKIENIELPMDTKTNERRGFCFITYTDEEPVKKLLESRYHQIGSGKCEIKVAQPKEVYRQQQQQQKGGRGAAAGGRGGTRGRGRGQGQNWNQGFNNYYDQGYGNYNSAYGGDQNYSGYGGYDYTGYNYGNYGYGQGYADYSGQQSTYGKASRGGGNHQNNYQPY, encoded by the exons ATGGAGGTCCCGCCCCGGCTCTCCCATGTGCCGCCGCCATTGTTCCCCTCCGCGCCCGCTACTTTAGCCTCCCGCAGCCTCTCCCATTGGCGGCCGCGGCCGCCGCGGCAGCTGGCGCCGCTGCTCCCTTCGCTCGCTGCCGGCACCGCCCGGCAGGGGGCGCGCCGGGGCCCGCGCCACGTCACCGCCCAGCAGCCCTCCCGATTGGCGGGCGGGGCGGCTATAAAGGGAGGGCGCAGGCGGCGCCCGGACCTCTTCCGCCGCCATTTTAAATCCGGCTCCATACAACGCTCCGCCGCCGCGGCCGCGACTCGAACTGCGCGCCAGCACCCGCCGGCTGACAACGCCGCCGCCATGGAGGACGTGAACGAGTACAGCAATACGGAGGAGTTCGCAGAGGGATCCAAGATCAACGCGAGCAAGAATCAGCAGGATGACGG taaaatgtttattGGAGGCTTGAGCTGGGACACAAGCAAGAAAGATCTGACTGAATACTTGTCTCGATTTGGGGAAGTTGTAGACTGCACCATTAAAACAGATCCAGTCACTGGACGATCAAGAGGATTTGGATTTGTGCTTTTCAAAGATGCTGCTAGTGTTGATAAG ATTGAAAATATTGAACTTCCCATGgatacaaaaacaaatgaaagaagaggtttttgttttatCACATATACAGATGAGGAGCCAGTAAAGAAATTGTTAGAAAGCAGATATCATCAAATTGGTTCTGGGAAG TGTGAAATCAAAGTTGCCCAACCCAAAGAGGTATATaggcaacagcagcaacaacaaaagggAGGAAGAGGTGCTGCAGCTGGTGGAAGAGGTGGTACTAGGGGTCGAGGCCGAG GTCAGGGCCAAAACTGGAACCAAGGATTTAATAACTATTATGATCAAGGATATGGAAATTACAATAGTGCCTATGGTGGTGATCAAAACTATAGTGGCTATGGCGGCTATGATTATACTGGGTATAACTATGGGAACTATGGATATGGACAGGGATATGCAGACTACAGTG GCCAACAGAGCACTTATGGCAAGGCGTCTCGAGGGGGAGGCAATCACCAAAATAATTATCAGCCATACTAA
- the HNRNPDL gene encoding heterogeneous nuclear ribonucleoprotein D-like isoform X1, which yields MEVPPRLSHVPPPLFPSAPATLASRSLSHWRPRPPRQLAPLLPSLAAGTARQGARRGPRHVTAQQPSRLAGGAAIKGGRRRRPDLFRRHFKSGSIQRSAAAAATRTARQHPPADNAAAMEDVNEYSNTEEFAEGSKINASKNQQDDGKMFIGGLSWDTSKKDLTEYLSRFGEVVDCTIKTDPVTGRSRGFGFVLFKDAASVDKVLELKEHKLDGKLIDPKRAKALKGKEPPKKVFVGGLSPDTSEEQIKEYFGAFGEIENIELPMDTKTNERRGFCFITYTDEEPVKKLLESRYHQIGSGKCEIKVAQPKEVYRQQQQQQKGGRGAAAGGRGGTRGRGRGQGQNWNQGFNNYYDQGYGNYNSAYGGDQNYSGYGGYDYTGYNYGNYGYGQGYADYSGQQSTYGKASRGGGNHQNNYQPY from the exons ATGGAGGTCCCGCCCCGGCTCTCCCATGTGCCGCCGCCATTGTTCCCCTCCGCGCCCGCTACTTTAGCCTCCCGCAGCCTCTCCCATTGGCGGCCGCGGCCGCCGCGGCAGCTGGCGCCGCTGCTCCCTTCGCTCGCTGCCGGCACCGCCCGGCAGGGGGCGCGCCGGGGCCCGCGCCACGTCACCGCCCAGCAGCCCTCCCGATTGGCGGGCGGGGCGGCTATAAAGGGAGGGCGCAGGCGGCGCCCGGACCTCTTCCGCCGCCATTTTAAATCCGGCTCCATACAACGCTCCGCCGCCGCGGCCGCGACTCGAACTGCGCGCCAGCACCCGCCGGCTGACAACGCCGCCGCCATGGAGGACGTGAACGAGTACAGCAATACGGAGGAGTTCGCAGAGGGATCCAAGATCAACGCGAGCAAGAATCAGCAGGATGACGG taaaatgtttattGGAGGCTTGAGCTGGGACACAAGCAAGAAAGATCTGACTGAATACTTGTCTCGATTTGGGGAAGTTGTAGACTGCACCATTAAAACAGATCCAGTCACTGGACGATCAAGAGGATTTGGATTTGTGCTTTTCAAAGATGCTGCTAGTGTTGATAAG GTTTTGGAACTGAAGGAACACAAACTGGATGGCAAATTGATAGATCCCAAAAGGGCCAAAGCTTTAAAAGGGAAGGAGCCCCCCAAAAAGGTTTTTGTGGGTGGATTGAGCCCAGATACTTCTGAAGAAcaaattaaagaatattttggAGCCTTTGGAGAG ATTGAAAATATTGAACTTCCCATGgatacaaaaacaaatgaaagaagaggtttttgttttatCACATATACAGATGAGGAGCCAGTAAAGAAATTGTTAGAAAGCAGATATCATCAAATTGGTTCTGGGAAG TGTGAAATCAAAGTTGCCCAACCCAAAGAGGTATATaggcaacagcagcaacaacaaaagggAGGAAGAGGTGCTGCAGCTGGTGGAAGAGGTGGTACTAGGGGTCGAGGCCGAG GTCAGGGCCAAAACTGGAACCAAGGATTTAATAACTATTATGATCAAGGATATGGAAATTACAATAGTGCCTATGGTGGTGATCAAAACTATAGTGGCTATGGCGGCTATGATTATACTGGGTATAACTATGGGAACTATGGATATGGACAGGGATATGCAGACTACAGTG GCCAACAGAGCACTTATGGCAAGGCGTCTCGAGGGGGAGGCAATCACCAAAATAATTATCAGCCATACTAA